In Lactuca sativa cultivar Salinas chromosome 5, Lsat_Salinas_v11, whole genome shotgun sequence, the DNA window ttGATACGTTTATATTCATCTacgactttattttctttttaatgcacgtggattgatgtaaaacttatggttatgagttattttaatgtatttagattgatctacaacttgttttcatgtgtatTTTATTGTTTGAACTTTTGGACATCAAATTCTTGATTTGTGTATTTATGTATGTGTATGAAAAtacgaaaaaaaatgaaaaatatagaaaccggtttACTCAGcggttaaaccggttgaaccgaaaACCGGtaaccataccggttcaactaaaaaatcggtttttaaaacattgatttcaaATGTTTTCTATTTAACCATCGGAAGGTTTGTTCTTTGATTTAACAAAATTTAGCAAAAAAAATTTATTCGGATGGTTTTTTGCAATtcatttctagttttttttttgagaaaccaaactcttaatagttaaagaatatatatatatatatatatatatatatatatatatatatatatatatatatatatatatatatatatgtttatgttattctattctaactaattattttgCAGATATCAtatgctatgagaattactaagagaataagttgtttaataatgtaaatacgttcaatctcacataactattgtcataaacacacattttcactaattaaatcgtctataaggttattatagacttattattattattctcatttctgtcaTGATGTTTGTCataatgtttattgagtcgtattttgttagaatgaaaatatgtgaaaaacgatgtgtgagaacaaaaataaatagtaattagcgagaatgcatgaaaatgacgatatttttgtaaggttgaacgtattcgcattgttaaacaacttattctcttagtaattatCATAACATACGATatccgcacaataattagttagaatacttgaacatatatatatatatatatatatatatatatatatatatatatatatatatatatatatatatatatatcctctgtTTGAGATTGATCCTAGGACCTCTTAGTTAGTAGTTAGATTAGAACCTACATATTAAccaaactagtttataacccgtggaaactacggttataaaagtaattaaatttttatagtaaaacctcaaaattattaatcagttattttaaataaattattaactaattgatatttttattagttatgtgaaattataatcattgattcaaatatgtaaaattaattttgtatatatattagacattttttatttgtaaattaatgaaaacaataatataaaatttaaaatttaaaattgagaatACATACATTGACAGATagcatcacattaatgaggaggtctaataaatttaaaatggagagctaatagattgacaagtggcaacacattaattaagaggtctaaTATGGTGACATATGTCAAAAacactactcttttattagtataggaaGATAGGAAGATGAGCTAGTCTCAACTTGTAAATTTTCTAGATAgttaaacaaaaaattaaaatagaCTATTATGTAGTGACTTTTTTTTGGAATTGTCTTAATTAGTTGATACAAACTTTGAGATACCTCTAAGCAAAGTATAAaacatcctccttaataaatgaaggttttttttaccacatgtcaatctctcatgagttttgacacttgttattttatggtatttttgaaGTAAATATTATCcatttgtcaatttttggtttgttacaATTTTTAAAAGGGCGCTGATTCTTCCACGAAAAAATTTGATTAATCCACTTAAATTAAGAGTGtaaagacaattttacccctaTTTTGATATTGAAtgaattttaatttgttttggcCGCTGCTTCTTTCTTCATAACTCATAAGTCATTATACCAAAATAATATGTTGACACTTTATATCCCCATCTTTTTTTATTCTATACTCATGTTTTATTGTTTaagcttttatttatttatttatttttattttttgtgccGCTTCGTTCTTTCATAAGCAATTATACCCAAATTAATATATTGACACTTTAGATCCTCCATCTTTGTTTTATTATCTGATCATCTTTTATTGTTAACACCGCTATTTTTCATTTCCTCATTTTTAAAACGAACCCGAAAATTTTTTTTGGAAGATTTCGAGATGCCCCTTAAAACTTTTTCAGTGGTTTaattttttttcgaaaatttCGTTTTATGTTGCGGTGATAccctaaaaaaaaaaatttgggctaccctaaaatttcattttatattttatgctACCCATTTACTTTGATGATGGCTCCGCCACTATacatcacatatgaatatgtacTTTGAATATTTGACATgtgttattttgaattttttattgcATAATTTTTTATTGTAATTTAAAATTGCTTTAGTTCGAACTAAAGTAATTTTAAATCACAATAAAATGTTATgcaataaaaaattcaaaataacacATGTCAAATATTCAAAGTACTCATATAGTGACGGGTCAGGATCAAAGTAATGGGTAGCATAAAAAATAAAACGAATTTTTTGGGCAACCTAAATTTTTTTTCCGGAGTATAACCGTAAAATAAAAcgaaattttccaaaaaaaattaaaccaTTGAAAAATTTGAAGGGGCATCtcgaagttttccaaattttTTCCGggttcgttgtagaaatatgaaaAGGAAAAATGGCAATGCAAACAATAAAAGATGATCAcagaattaaaaaataaaaaaataaaaaaaagatagAGGATCTAAAGTgtcaatatattaatttggatataatcatttatgaagaaaaaggcagcaacaaataaaataaaataaaagcatagacAATAAAAGATGagtatattataaaaaaaaaaaaagatggggGACAAAGTGTCAATATATCATTTTGGTATTACAGGCTTACGAGTTATGAAGGAAGAAGTAGCCGCGAAAACAAATTAAAATCCACTAGATATCAAAGCAGGGGTATAATCGTCAATAGACTCTTAATTTAAGTGGATTAATCAAATCTCAGCAccctttttaaaattaaagtcatatatttatatatgtaaagtattaaatatcatatatattatattaaattgCAACACATACATTTATTCCattcttattttaaaattgtacattaaaaaatattttctatttacactttaatttaatgtttaattttttttttaaatcagtctgtgtaatacacgggtctcacacctagtaattACTATTTGTATTAGTTGAAACAATATTGATTCTTAAAACGAAGGGTGAAATATATACATGTTATAATAACCGACTTGTCATATTTAGAAATGTAGTAGATACACCTGCCTTACAAGCTTACAAGACTTCAAACACTCAACTTTATAAATTACATCCAAAAGCTTACCTTAAAAATATATTGGCAAAAATTCTCTACTTTTCTTATAAGAAGTTGAGATTTATAACGTTTGTGTTTCACTTTATATCAACTTCAGATAATAAATGACAACCGAAAGGAAAACCAAATTCAAATGCCTCTTCTTGTATACGTATCTAGGGAACGAAGACCATCTCTTCCTCATCGTTTCAAAGCAGGAGCTCTAAACACACTTGTACGTTGATGAACTTCAATCTAGGTTCTTTTATGTTAATAGTCACATAATAATCCAATATCTCATTTGATCATATACGTTTTTTTTTTGCAGCTTCGTGTTTCAGGACTATTGAGCAATGCTCCATATATGCTCGTGTTAGATTGTGACATGTATTGCAATGAACCAACATCTGCAAAACAAGCAATGTGTTTCCATCTTGATTCTAAGCTCTCTAGTTCGCTTGCTTTTGTCCAATACCCTCAAATTTTCTATAATGTTAGCCAAAAAGATATATACGATGGACAAGCAAGATCCGCATACAAGGTGATTCACTTTGTGTTCgtttatttttctttgatttgttcATGCAAGgcattcatatttgcatgttagatCGATGTACAACTTAGTTTGTAGCCGGATGATTGATTGATAGGATTTTGATGTTTTAGACGAAATATCAAGGAATGGATGGCATTGGAGGCACAATTTGTTCAGGAACAGGTTACTACTTGAAGAAGAAAGCGTTGTATGGTTCTCCGAATAAAGAAGGTAATATTAGAGTTTAGACTAGAGCATGCATTATACACATATTCAGTTTCAAAAAGTTGTATAAATCATGGATATCATCAAGAATTTTAACCCACTTTAAAATCATGGCATGGGCGCAATCCATTCACACAAAATTGTCTCAATTTGCATTCACTCCCCTTGATCCTAGTTAGTTAAGAGTTAAAAGTTCTAAGTTCTAATTATATCTTTaagttattttatatttttatttatttcaaaaaaaattacttCAATATACTAACTTAATTTATTACAGGTAGATAATAAGTTAtatgatttttttgtttattttttttaagaataaCGTTAAGATGATCTCATTAATACGTTCAAAATGATAcaaatactagttgtgagaccaatgtaatacataaattaatttaagaaaaaaaaaagttaaatataaagatcaaaatatttgagaactttgagaaaataaaaaaaataatgaattattataattgaaatgttttttatcttttaaatttaaacaaataatttatataaataaataaaaaaaaactaatgaactttaatttgagaattttgaaattaaaaggtaagttcattaacaaaattgatatccatttattaatacatttattgcaattagtatattaaaatattattttgaatttaacaaaaaagaaaaactaataaaatgacacgtgaaaaaaaaattaattcaaaataaccacaaaatgacatttgacaaattgaataggAGTATGACATGCGTcacaaaaaaaacattcatttattagagtagattagatattgttaattttaattttctttttcatttaaaaatctaATTAAACATGATTTACGAGTTAATTAAAAGTAACTACAAATTATAGGATCCTGACCGTTTAGACACTAGACATAACAATAAAAATATTACGAAATATCTTTAGTATTAGACAAGTTACATTTTTATTTCTACAATGCTGAATATAGATGAcatttactttatatttattatagaaaaagaaaatattcaattttttttctatCTTGTATATATTTTTGATGATATATGTCTTTTTAACAATttccatttattattattattgaacaACAAACAAGAAAATTCTATAAAAGTAAAAGCTAACGAGATGCTATAGTTACAAACGATTTAGAAAAACATGTATACGACCATTACAACACGTAGACCAACATAAAGTCATAAACTATCATATTTTCTCGTCCATTTTCTAACCAAAAGAGAGCTAAAAATTGCACCTCACAAATGTGACCATGCGTGCTCTtaacattatttaaaaaaacaatgtCATTTCGATAGCTCCAAATCACCGATATTCTGAGAGATTGATAACTGGGAGATTGATAACGTTTATGATTTTACCTTTATTCAAATCAACAATTGTACTTGACAACAATCTTATGAATTATATACTATTAGAATAATATAACCAAAATTAATTATCCtgatataattaagttttaaattaatttttaaatttaaaacaaacattttattaaattaaagaaATTATATCCATAACACAGACTTAAAACGAATATGACACTTGTGTATTATGTATAATACCAGCATTGCAATATATATGTCAATTGGTCTTGTTTATTTACATATGTTACTATGTCTCAAATTATATATTAAGAAATATTATAATTCTAAataagtttaaaacataaaaattatAGTTGGTTACATTTAAAATGTCATTGTTtactataatatattaaaaaattataacaTTCAAATTAACCTGAAGAATCAAATTGTAAAAGAATAACACCTGATATCAAACAACACTATACAAATGCTTAATGAAAATCGAATTTGTGTTTTACTATTTACTAACATATAAAAGATAATGTTAAAATAAGCTTTCTGTTGGCCGCACCAGGACACTTAATAATAAGTAGGGATGTTCAAAAATATCCATATCCGACATTCTGAATCCGAATTATTTGAAAAATTGGATATCCGAATTTtcagatatccgaaatttcggatatcccaTCTTTCAAAATCGAAATTGGATAGTGTTTTTCTGATTTTTTGGATAATTCGGATATCTGATTtccgaaaattttgattttagtttatacattatttgttattttaattgCATATGTCTTATGATATGAATGATAATAACTAAAACATATTCATAatacctttaattaaatacttatATTACTTCGTAGGCTTTCTAATATAAAAATATGTCTTTCTAATTTAAAAACTTCATATGCCTTTCCAATTTgaacaaaattttaatttttggatATCTGATTTTGGTATCCAAATCTGTATCCGAAATTTCGTATACACAATCGGATACCAATAATCAACTATCCAAAATTTTGGATATCAGATTATGAACACCCATAATAATAAGAACTGAACCTATAATGGCATGAGCGTTATATAATATTGGAAAATTAAATAGTAGAATGAATctgtaatttaatttaattttttatagatGAACATTACCTGTATCCACAAGAAAGCTATGGAGAGTCTACCAAATTCATCGATTCATTAAAAGCAATCAATGAGGACACACAAACAGAATTATTTACTGCCGCCATTGTAGCAGAGGCCACAAAGCTTGCTTCTTGTTCCTACGAAGATAACACAAAATGGGGTAAACAGATTGGTTACTCCTACAATTCATTACTTGAGAGCAGTTTCACAGGGTATTTGCTACATACAAAAGGATGGAAATCTGTGTATTTATATCCGAACAGACCATGTTTCTTAGGTTGCACCACCATAGACATGAAAGATGCTATGGTTCAACTCATGAAATGGTCATCTGGATTGCTTCAAGTTGGCCTTTCCAGCTTCAATCCTCTAATCTATGGAGCCTCTAGAATGTCATTCCTTCAAAGCATGTGTTACGCCTACTTCATGTACTCTCCGTTTTTGTCAATAGCATTTCTGATTTATGGCACCGTATCACCATTGTGCCTTCTTAATGGCGTCTCATTGTATCCCATGGTAAAAATCTATCAAAATTCCAGTTACATAATGTTGTTGTTACACATTACATGATAGGATGGAACAAGATTCGACTAGATTAGCCTAAACTAGAAGGACTAGGCAAGCTTTGTACGAATGATCATAAAACCCTACAATGATGATATGGATGCTCACAAATTTTTAATAGAACATGTCCTATTTTCTGTGGGACCTAAGATACTAGATTATAGGGCTATTTTGATGATGATGAGAACATTTAAGCCTTTACAAAAATGACAATTATGAGCGAGTCCATGTCCCTACTTTTTGGATGAGACAAAAAATTGCACTTCTTATCTTATTTACATCATTCCTAGTTCATTCTAGTTAACTAATTATCGTATTTCAAACACAATAGAAGGTTGATATATTATGTAATGTCATGTGTAACAAACAAACATGGCTTCCATTAATGTTTTACTTTTGTAATGACTTGTTATGTTGTGTTTCAGGCTTCAGATCCGTGGTTCAAAGTTTTTGTGACAGTGTATGTATCCTCACTTTTGCAACATTTGTACGAAGTGGTATCAACTGATGGCTCAATTGTGACATGGTGGAACGAACAAAGGATATTTTTCATAAAATGCATAAGTGCTTTGCTATTTGGTTGTGCTGATGTGATGATGAAGTGGCTTGGTGTTGCAAAAGCTAATTTTAGATTGACAAACAAAGTGGTCGATAAAGAGAAGCTTGAAAAATATGAGCAGGGTACTTTTGATTTTGAAGGTGCGAAGATGTTTATGATACCATTAACATTCATGGTGTTGTTGAATGTTGTATGCTTTGTTGGTGGCATGAAGAGAGTAATAAGTGATGGTAATCTTGACGTGATGTTTGGACAGATTTTCTTGTCGTGGACAACTCTATTGTTTAGTTATCCAATCCTCAAGGGGCTCGTACCAAGCAAGCACAAGATTAAGAAGATTAAAACTTAACGAATTACCGATACTTATTCGAAATCTTATTCTATATGGAAGATCTTGGAATTAAAAGATATAGGGAATGTACTTTGATGAAATAATTGATATCATCATGTATACTCTTGTGTATAATATATGGCATTTGATGCTAGATAAATTTGTATGATATCACTACATAATCCAACATAATTTATTTTTGGCAAAAAAATGTCGATTTTGAAACAATTAGAGATAGATTATTCAGATGACATATTTTATTAGAAAGATGTCATGTGATAGTAAAAGGAAAATAAAGAAGCTACTCGAATAAATATGAATGCGATTTTGATGAAGTAACTGATGTCATTTTATCTAGTTATCTATTTTTATATTATTGtacataaatataatatatgtcaCTTCATGTTAGATATATTATGTATAATAGCACAAAATAATCATACGTTACTAACAATTAAAGACTCTCTTTTGGTAAATCATGTCAACTTTTGAACGACTACACCAACGTTTTATATTCAAATTTATTGGAACCtattgacaaaacaaaagatatAAGACAAACTCAAACAAAAAGGATAAATTGTTCACATGTTACAACATAATATGCAACTAGTGTGTGAGCTCGTAGTGAACCACGAGTCACTTTCGAAACCGATAAAAAATTATAGATAAGGGCAACCAATAGTAAATGTATACAATCATAACTACTACATACCCTAcacttaaaagaaaaataaaaacttctCATAAATGTCATTAAACACAAACCACCTATCCCCACAGCTGTATAAGAAACACATCCGATAACACTCCATTGCTACAACACATCATCATCTACTATATCAACCCCGAAAaccaataaaataaaaataaaatgaaacccGATTGATTCCATCAGCCCAGTAACATTTTTTTTCAAGAATTCAatcaatttttaataaaaataaaacacaaaCAACTCATTCTATATGGAACCAAAACAGTTGTAGGCACAACCTACATTTGCTTTTAGTgtattatagcaacatactttcatgtATTTCCATCCCATATTCCAGTTCTCTTCGCAAAATCTTGTGGACCACATGTCTAAAAAAATACAACACCAAATCATATATCTATATATCATGTATAGataaaatgtgtgtgtgtgtgtgtatatatatatatatatatatatatatatatatatatatatatatatatatgtgtgtgtgtgtgtgtgtgtgtgtgtgtatgtaaaaAGTTACCTTTTTGGACCCGCCATAAACGCCAATGCTTGCGACATAAAAGGGGACCAAAAAAGTGAAGTGCATTGCTATTATGGGTAactaaattaagtataatatgtataTTGGTAAAAGATGTAGAGTAGAAATTAGACTACATGTTAGCATAAAATGGTAAGTTACAATTATACAGGTAACATAGCCATGTTTTGACAACTTACAATCATACAATTAACAACACTATGTTAACAGATAACCAATCTTATGGTGTGATCAGATTATAGAAAATAACAATTcatagaaacacacacacacataggttTTAGGATTTTAAACTTCTCCTGATTAAAATTTTCTTCTTAATACTAGCAGTTTTACTAAAACAAAAGTAATAACTTTATAAATCCACATCTCTCAGCAAAATCAAAATGTACATGTGTCTTTAGAGCCTGTTTATGTGGTCTTCACTGCCTTGGTACGCCGGCTACTACATAATTCATATGCAAACAGTTTTATTCAAGTTCATCTCCTTATGTCTTGCCCGAATTGGAGAATACTTTTGTCAGAGATGGTATAGCTTTCTCCAATATCCATCGAAAACAAACTCTCTTTATTCCCACATTGGATGTTTGTGCATCCAATTGCCATCGCTAATATGAATGGACAGTCGGAAACTATAGAGATGGTAGAGCTTTGTCTATAAAAAGTTCATTAAGTTATATCACATTTATGTTGCATCATCACATCATATCCTCTTAGCTTTTCAGTCTGTCACCTGTCGTACTAATAATTTGTAGATCTCAAATTCTCTAGTTCAACCTCTAATTATTGTGATTTCATTTCTTTTATGTAGCACCTTCTTCAATTAACAAAATACACTTAATTGTTGTTATTCGTATAAAAACTTTACAAATGGAACTACAACCCCTTTCATCATTAATTACCGATGATGCAACAAATCTATTTAATATAACCAGATCAAATCATTACCGTCTGACCTTCTATTTCTTGGGGTTTTGATACGaaatataattttgtttttcacaaaaaccggcaatggaagactttaaaaataacaagtttaattttaattcataacaaaaccaaaccatcatgaATCCATTTATAaaggttagaatgaaataaaaacaaccataggatgttttagagacatttgaagcctttaaacgcacttggttttggggtgttgatgaagatgtaaAGTCAAAGAAcatgatcttctctacaagtatccaccatcaagattaaggcactttgaatgctagttccttcttgtataaagtacttaagcctttaagtgcttaaatAAAATAAGCACTAAAAGAAAAGCACTTTAAGCCACCAAAAAGACTTGAATAATCTTCAAAAGAATGAGGGCTCCAAGCCCTTTCACGCCCATGGTttta includes these proteins:
- the LOC111897245 gene encoding cellulose synthase-like protein G2 yields the protein MAAATMSLNSCSVQQPRAAAQRLHMLLHFTATVAILYYRITNLIHGDVPTLPWVLMTVSEFIFSFIWFLTQAFRWRPVARTVALHNLPDDDQLPKVDVFICTADPSKEPTVEVMNTVLSAMGLDYPSEKLAVYLSDDGGAPSTVYAMKEACSFAKEWLPFCRKYGVKSRCPEWFFSSYGHDELLFRSQEFEEDEHNMKLAYEQFKENVERKTNGASAVNDRPPHIEIINDNRKENQIQMPLLVYVSRERRPSLPHRFKAGALNTLLRVSGLLSNAPYMLVLDCDMYCNEPTSAKQAMCFHLDSKLSSSLAFVQYPQIFYNVSQKDIYDGQARSAYKTKYQGMDGIGGTICSGTGYYLKKKALYGSPNKEDEHYLYPQESYGESTKFIDSLKAINEDTQTELFTAAIVAEATKLASCSYEDNTKWGKQIGYSYNSLLESSFTGYLLHTKGWKSVYLYPNRPCFLGCTTIDMKDAMVQLMKWSSGLLQVGLSSFNPLIYGASRMSFLQSMCYAYFMYSPFLSIAFLIYGTVSPLCLLNGVSLYPMASDPWFKVFVTVYVSSLLQHLYEVVSTDGSIVTWWNEQRIFFIKCISALLFGCADVMMKWLGVAKANFRLTNKVVDKEKLEKYEQGTFDFEGAKMFMIPLTFMVLLNVVCFVGGMKRVISDGNLDVMFGQIFLSWTTLLFSYPILKGLVPSKHKIKKIKT